From a region of the Nitrospirae bacterium YQR-1 genome:
- a CDS encoding rod shape-determining protein, translating into MSDRNILNVGIDLGTSRSVIACDNGIRTFVSSYVGYPKDAISKKLLGKDMAFGDDALRNKMAVNLYRPFDKGMLKYTDELTEKDAGYQHSINAAKDLLRHLIEIAKEGSTDVEGEFIVRGVLGAPAMASRKNKKVLLEIAAGILDDVMIVSEPFAVAYGLNLLNNVLIVDIGAGTVDLCRMHGTMPSDDDQITTTKAGDYIDSVFYDLIMKKHGNANFTVNMVKRFKEDNANISEHGDSIFIEIPVKGKPERHDVTNELKMACREIVPEIVEGVKKLIATFDPEFQAVLKENVYLAGGGSQIAGLKKEIEDYMKIHLGYGKVTRIEETLFAGANGALLLCKDMPEEYWNEIGSKKK; encoded by the coding sequence ATGTCTGACAGAAATATACTGAACGTCGGCATAGATTTGGGAACATCACGAAGCGTAATAGCCTGTGACAACGGCATACGGACGTTTGTGTCGAGCTATGTTGGGTATCCAAAAGATGCAATATCGAAAAAACTCCTTGGTAAGGATATGGCATTTGGCGATGATGCTTTAAGGAACAAGATGGCGGTAAATTTGTACAGACCTTTTGATAAAGGCATGCTGAAATATACTGATGAGTTGACGGAAAAGGACGCCGGATATCAGCATTCAATAAATGCAGCAAAGGACTTGTTGCGTCACTTAATAGAAATTGCTAAAGAGGGCAGCACCGATGTTGAGGGCGAATTTATAGTAAGAGGGGTTTTAGGGGCTCCTGCCATGGCAAGCAGAAAAAATAAAAAAGTACTGCTTGAAATCGCCGCGGGTATTCTTGACGATGTTATGATTGTCTCAGAACCTTTTGCCGTAGCTTACGGGCTGAATCTTCTTAATAATGTTTTAATTGTGGACATTGGCGCCGGGACAGTGGATCTGTGCAGAATGCACGGTACTATGCCCTCAGATGATGATCAGATTACAACGACTAAAGCCGGAGACTATATAGACTCGGTATTTTACGACCTGATTATGAAAAAGCACGGAAACGCTAATTTCACAGTAAACATGGTAAAGAGGTTTAAAGAGGACAACGCCAATATATCGGAACATGGCGACAGTATTTTCATAGAGATACCGGTAAAGGGCAAACCTGAGAGACATGATGTAACAAATGAGCTGAAGATGGCTTGCAGGGAGATTGTTCCTGAGATAGTAGAGGGTGTTAAGAAACTTATCGCCACCTTTGATCCCGAGTTTCAGGCGGTTTTGAAAGAAAACGTATATTTAGCCGGCGGCGGCAGCCAGATAGCAGGGCTTAAAAAAGAAATTGAAGATTATATGAAAATACACCTCGGTTACGGCAAGGTTACAAGAATTGAGGAAACTCTTTTTGCCGGCGCAAACGGAGCTTTATTGCTCTGTAAGGATATGCCTGAGGAGTATTGGAACGAAATCGGCAGCAAGAAAAAATAG